A stretch of the Fusobacterium varium genome encodes the following:
- a CDS encoding lysine transporter LysE encodes MDLTFFKGMITGLILSLPFGPVGIYCMEKTLVEGQKEGYVSSLGMVTVDVIYGLTALLFINKIDDFIIKYECFLEIGISVFLLVVGLKKMSRKMKVKKIELGPVGIIQNYFTTFAVALANVSSIFTIMVIFTTLRIFESEGHAVPFQVACGIFLGGAAEWFFTTFLLSHWRRTITEENLIKISRISGGLIFIFGIITLFHSFNKIFF; translated from the coding sequence TTGGATTTAACATTTTTCAAAGGAATGATTACTGGACTTATTTTATCACTTCCTTTTGGTCCTGTAGGGATTTATTGTATGGAAAAAACTTTAGTAGAGGGGCAAAAGGAAGGTTATGTATCTTCCCTTGGAATGGTCACTGTAGATGTTATTTATGGTTTAACAGCCCTTCTGTTTATCAATAAAATAGATGATTTCATTATAAAATATGAATGTTTTCTTGAAATTGGTATTAGTGTTTTTCTACTTGTTGTTGGTTTAAAAAAAATGAGCAGAAAAATGAAAGTAAAAAAAATAGAACTTGGTCCTGTTGGAATTATCCAAAATTACTTTACTACATTTGCTGTTGCTTTAGCAAATGTTTCAAGTATCTTCACTATAATGGTTATCTTCACTACTTTGAGGATATTTGAATCTGAAGGACATGCTGTTCCTTTTCAAGTTGCCTGTGGTATATTTTTAGGAGGAGCTGCTGAATGGTTTTTTACTACTTTTCTCCTTTCTCACTGGAGAAGAACTATTACTGAAGAAAATCTGATTAAGATATCAAGAATATCAGGTGGTCTTATATTTATATTTGGAATAATTACCTTATTCCATTCTTTTAACAAAATTTTCTTTTAA